A part of Paenibacillus sp. 481 genomic DNA contains:
- a CDS encoding DUF1796 family putative cysteine peptidase has product MRLAQLKRTYDAVFSLGDRCFTSGKLIDYGLRPYSGVLDWVKTDTLANVSMLLRNRFASYMELQHMRVIDYHDNGTKLLVKDTMYNMISGHDFKVAENPHHQLVTYPAFREKINRRIHRFYTMLEHAQCLLFVRTKGSYEEALELQSVLSSFVKHQFHVLLINDTHHYVVFENDWNIPNVCAIQTPLYTEGNKELWDCIFTGIQYIGSLHGDKEV; this is encoded by the coding sequence ATGCGGCTTGCTCAATTAAAACGAACTTATGACGCCGTATTTAGTCTAGGGGATCGCTGCTTCACTTCAGGAAAATTGATTGATTACGGCTTACGGCCATATAGCGGAGTGCTGGATTGGGTAAAGACGGATACGTTAGCTAATGTCAGTATGCTGCTGCGTAATCGTTTTGCTAGTTATATGGAGCTTCAACATATGAGAGTAATTGACTATCATGACAACGGCACGAAATTGCTAGTTAAAGACACGATGTACAATATGATTTCTGGCCATGATTTTAAAGTAGCAGAAAATCCTCATCATCAGCTTGTTACTTATCCGGCCTTTAGGGAGAAAATCAATCGTCGTATACACCGTTTTTATACAATGCTTGAGCACGCACAATGCCTATTATTTGTAAGAACCAAGGGATCTTACGAAGAAGCCTTAGAGCTGCAAAGCGTGCTTTCTTCATTTGTAAAACATCAATTTCACGTCCTACTCATTAATGATACCCATCATTATGTCGTGTTTGAAAATGACTGGAACATTCCGAACGTGTGCGCGATTCAGACTCCGTTATATACGGAGGGAAATAAAGAGTTATGGGATTGTATTTTTACAGGCATTCAATATATCGGTTCGCTGCATGGAGATAAAGAAGTGTAA
- the deoC gene encoding deoxyribose-phosphate aldolase — protein MNVEKMAAMIDHTLLKADASKEAIITLAQEAKEHRFASVCVNPANVKTAYEVLKDTPEVKVCTVIGFPLGASTPEVKAFETANAIENGATEIDTVINIGALKDKLDELVERDIRVVVEAAKGKAIVKVIIEACLLTEEEKVRACELSVRAGADFVKTSTGFSTGGATVEDIALMRKTVGPDIGVKASGGVRSREDMLAMVAAGASRVGASSGVAIVKGEQSNSKY, from the coding sequence ATGAATGTAGAAAAAATGGCAGCGATGATTGATCATACATTGTTGAAAGCTGATGCTTCTAAAGAAGCTATCATCACATTGGCGCAAGAGGCGAAGGAGCACCGTTTCGCATCCGTATGCGTAAACCCTGCAAACGTAAAGACAGCTTATGAGGTGTTGAAAGACACGCCAGAAGTTAAAGTTTGTACGGTAATCGGATTCCCGCTTGGCGCTTCTACACCAGAAGTAAAAGCATTCGAAACAGCAAATGCGATTGAAAATGGCGCGACAGAAATCGATACAGTTATTAATATCGGTGCGTTGAAAGACAAGCTGGACGAGCTTGTTGAGCGTGACATTCGCGTAGTTGTTGAAGCAGCTAAAGGCAAAGCGATCGTAAAAGTTATTATCGAAGCTTGCTTGCTGACAGAAGAAGAAAAAGTACGCGCTTGCGAACTTTCCGTTCGCGCTGGTGCTGACTTCGTAAAAACGTCTACAGGCTTCTCGACAGGCGGCGCAACGGTGGAAGACATCGCGTTGATGCGCAAAACAGTCGGTCCTGATATCGGCGTTAAAGCTTCTGGCGGCGTACGTAGCCGTGAAGACATGCTGGCAATGGTTGCTGCGGGCGCAAGCCGTGTTGGCGCAAGCTCCGGTGTTGCAATCGTAAAAGGCGAGCAATCTAACTCGAAATACTAA
- a CDS encoding NupC/NupG family nucleoside CNT transporter, translating into MLKYLFVIAGLLLVFVLGYAISSNRKEIRYKSIFAMLAAQVVIGFVVMNTQVGITVISGVAHVFDKLVQFGIGGANFVFGGLQNENAIPNFFITVLLPIIFISVLLGILNYVKIMPFIIKYVGMGLSKLNGMGKLENYVAVSSALLGQSEVFLTTKEQLDHVSKQRLYTLCTSAMSAVSIAIVGAYMTMLPPKYVVVAILLNIFSALIVANLINPYKLKPEEDVAVSAVDENKPKESFFQMISESIMDGFKVAIIVGAMLIGFIALMNMINFLFEAIFQISFSNVLGYIFAPIAFVMGIPWDEAVRAGGIMATKLVTNEFVAMMDFQKIAGSLSERTVAIVSVFLVSFANFSSIGIITGSVKALNEKRGDQVAQFGLKLLFGSTLASVLSATLIGLFL; encoded by the coding sequence ATGTTAAAGTATCTATTCGTCATTGCAGGCTTATTGCTCGTATTCGTGCTTGGATACGCAATCAGCAGCAATCGTAAAGAAATTCGATACAAATCAATCTTTGCAATGCTAGCTGCACAGGTCGTAATTGGATTTGTCGTTATGAATACGCAAGTCGGTATTACCGTTATTTCAGGTGTTGCCCACGTATTTGACAAGCTAGTGCAGTTCGGTATAGGTGGCGCTAATTTCGTGTTTGGTGGGCTTCAAAATGAAAACGCTATCCCTAACTTTTTCATCACAGTATTGTTGCCGATTATCTTTATCTCGGTACTGCTCGGAATTTTGAACTACGTTAAAATTATGCCTTTCATCATTAAATATGTTGGTATGGGCTTGAGTAAGCTAAATGGCATGGGTAAGTTGGAGAACTATGTAGCTGTATCTTCTGCTTTGCTTGGACAATCGGAAGTATTCCTTACAACTAAAGAGCAATTGGATCATGTATCTAAGCAGCGCTTGTACACATTGTGTACGTCGGCGATGAGTGCGGTAAGTATCGCAATCGTTGGTGCTTACATGACAATGTTGCCACCGAAGTACGTTGTAGTTGCAATTTTGTTGAACATCTTCTCTGCGTTGATCGTAGCGAACTTGATTAACCCATACAAATTGAAGCCAGAAGAAGATGTGGCTGTATCAGCTGTTGACGAAAACAAGCCAAAAGAGTCCTTCTTCCAAATGATCAGCGAAAGCATCATGGACGGTTTCAAAGTTGCAATTATCGTTGGTGCGATGTTGATCGGTTTTATCGCATTGATGAACATGATCAACTTCTTGTTTGAAGCTATTTTCCAAATTTCGTTCTCAAATGTACTCGGTTACATCTTTGCACCAATCGCATTCGTTATGGGTATTCCTTGGGATGAGGCAGTTCGTGCTGGTGGTATTATGGCGACGAAGCTCGTTACTAACGAATTCGTAGCGATGATGGACTTCCAAAAGATCGCTGGCAGCTTGTCTGAGCGTACAGTCGCTATCGTATCTGTATTCTTGGTAAGCTTCGCGAACTTCAGCTCCATCGGTATCATTACAGGTTCCGTTAAAGCGTTGAACGAAAAACGCGGTGACCAAGTTGCTCAATTCGGACTTAAATTGTTGTTCGGTTCGACACTTGCGTCTGTATTGTCCGCAACACTTATTGGTCTGTTCTTGTAG
- a CDS encoding sugar-binding transcriptional regulator: MEDDKYKKIVEAAKLYYLHDYSQQEIASQLHISRPTVSRLLQQAKEEGIVQIQIIDRCEDSKQLEFDLQHKFGLQTAIVAPGLLHDEHLIMQHLGKLGAEYLHQTIKDGDIIGITWGRTLYQVASSLKKKTMVKNVQLVQLNGGVSHSEQQTYDSETLHLFGQAFNAASYHLPLPAIVDHVVVKQAIEADRHIRKLLDMGKQANIAVFTVGVPLIGNLLFQVGYLAEQEMEIISEQATGDIAARFFNVEGRICHEPLNARTIGIELEELKHKEKSILIAGGASKVDGIKGALHAKYANVLITDQLTAQMLLQPV, translated from the coding sequence ATGGAGGACGACAAATACAAGAAGATAGTCGAAGCAGCAAAACTGTACTATTTGCACGACTACAGTCAGCAGGAAATTGCTAGTCAGCTTCACATATCCCGACCAACCGTGTCACGCCTGCTCCAGCAGGCTAAAGAAGAAGGGATTGTGCAAATTCAAATTATTGATCGCTGTGAAGACAGCAAACAGCTTGAATTTGATTTGCAGCACAAGTTCGGTCTACAAACCGCAATAGTCGCTCCTGGGCTGCTGCATGATGAACATCTGATTATGCAGCACTTAGGCAAGCTTGGTGCTGAGTATTTGCATCAGACGATTAAAGACGGTGACATTATCGGCATTACTTGGGGAAGAACGTTGTACCAAGTGGCGTCTTCTTTAAAGAAAAAGACAATGGTGAAAAATGTGCAGCTTGTCCAGTTAAACGGTGGGGTCAGCCATTCGGAGCAGCAAACGTATGACTCCGAAACGCTGCATCTATTCGGCCAAGCCTTTAACGCGGCCTCCTATCATCTACCACTGCCGGCTATAGTTGATCATGTTGTCGTTAAGCAGGCGATTGAAGCGGATCGACATATTCGCAAGCTGCTCGATATGGGGAAGCAAGCGAATATTGCCGTCTTCACGGTAGGCGTTCCGCTGATCGGCAATTTGTTGTTTCAGGTGGGTTACCTCGCTGAGCAAGAGATGGAGATTATTTCAGAGCAGGCTACCGGCGATATCGCAGCTCGTTTCTTTAATGTAGAAGGCCGTATTTGCCACGAACCGTTAAATGCACGTACGATTGGCATTGAGCTTGAAGAGTTGAAGCATAAAGAAAAGTCTATCCTAATCGCTGGCGGTGCATCCAAAGTCGATGGCATAAAGGGAGCGTTACACGCGAAGTATGCAAACGTCCTTATTACCGATCAATTAACAGCACAAATGTTATTGCAACCCGTATAA
- a CDS encoding methyl-accepting chemotaxis protein yields the protein MKFGLQKKMVLGMFVVSLVTYGTSSLFIFVLKPYIAPNMNDTLYDMLVLFKGVFWTCLLSWLAARIIVKPLIQLTKAANDAAQGNLHVSLPTYKQNDEIKVLTESFGTMIGNLRHMIAEIQSSVDITTSNTVSLSQAMTHAATQIEQISRTAEHMNEGAERQANWTSETMSTVEHIHASAITVQERAEATERMTSNMLKTLAESEDILRSIIGGMLKAAVSGQQSIEQVQRLNDQAGQIGSISVTVREIADQTHLLALNASIEAARAGEQGAGFAVIASQVRKLAEQSALAVDDINERIVHMQAQVEQAVQLITSQVKSVSAEAEKEDAATGALATIADVTKQASQAVQFIAEAVSEQTEQFATTLERTRQMTEVAGEIAAGTRQVASATQEHTAVMEEMAASSEILRSQSDRLREQTQVFK from the coding sequence ATGAAATTCGGATTGCAAAAAAAAATGGTGCTCGGTATGTTTGTCGTTTCGTTAGTCACGTATGGGACGAGTAGTTTGTTTATTTTTGTGTTGAAGCCTTATATTGCCCCGAACATGAACGACACGTTGTATGATATGTTAGTCTTGTTTAAGGGCGTATTTTGGACATGTCTGTTAAGTTGGCTCGCTGCACGTATTATCGTAAAGCCGCTTATTCAATTGACGAAGGCAGCTAATGATGCTGCACAAGGCAATTTGCATGTCAGTTTACCGACCTATAAGCAAAATGATGAGATTAAAGTGTTAACCGAGTCGTTTGGTACGATGATTGGCAACTTGCGGCATATGATTGCTGAAATTCAGAGCAGTGTCGATATTACGACAAGCAATACGGTGTCACTGAGCCAAGCGATGACGCATGCGGCTACTCAAATTGAACAAATTTCCCGAACAGCTGAGCATATGAACGAAGGTGCTGAGCGACAGGCGAATTGGACGTCAGAAACGATGTCGACCGTTGAGCATATTCATGCTTCTGCTATTACGGTACAGGAGCGTGCAGAGGCGACGGAACGCATGACGTCAAATATGTTGAAAACGCTTGCGGAGAGCGAAGACATTTTGCGCTCGATTATTGGGGGCATGCTGAAGGCTGCGGTGTCGGGGCAGCAATCGATCGAACAGGTGCAGCGCTTGAATGACCAAGCGGGGCAAATCGGTAGCATATCGGTAACGGTACGCGAAATTGCCGATCAGACGCATTTGCTCGCTTTGAATGCTTCAATTGAAGCGGCGCGAGCGGGTGAGCAGGGAGCGGGCTTCGCGGTTATCGCTTCGCAAGTTCGCAAGCTAGCTGAGCAAAGTGCGTTGGCAGTTGACGACATCAACGAGCGAATCGTGCACATGCAAGCACAGGTGGAGCAAGCTGTGCAACTGATTACGTCGCAAGTGAAATCGGTTAGCGCCGAAGCGGAGAAAGAGGATGCTGCCACAGGGGCGTTGGCCACGATTGCAGATGTGACGAAGCAGGCGTCACAAGCGGTCCAGTTTATTGCTGAAGCGGTGAGTGAGCAAACGGAACAGTTTGCGACTACGCTTGAGCGGACAAGACAGATGACCGAAGTGGCAGGCGAAATTGCTGCCGGTACACGACAAGTGGCGAGTGCTACGCAAGAGCATACCGCCGTTATGGAGGAGATGGCTGCTTCATCTGAAATATTGCGCAGTCAATCCGATCGACTTCGAGAACAGACTCAAGTGTTCAAATAG
- a CDS encoding disulfide oxidoreductase translates to MSFIRQYALYFAWIVALVATSGSLYMSEILLFEPCKLCWVQRIFMYPLVLLLGIAAYRDDKEIVRYTLPLTIVGGAVAIYHYMVQKVPGMAESSPCQMGVPCNYDYLDWFGWITIPLLAFVAFLLITILLLIARKDEPHA, encoded by the coding sequence ATGTCTTTCATCCGCCAATACGCATTGTACTTCGCTTGGATTGTAGCGCTGGTAGCGACCAGTGGAAGCCTGTATATGAGCGAAATTTTACTGTTCGAGCCGTGCAAGCTTTGCTGGGTGCAGCGTATTTTTATGTATCCGCTCGTTCTACTGCTGGGCATTGCCGCCTACAGAGACGACAAAGAGATCGTACGGTATACATTGCCGCTCACTATCGTGGGTGGGGCAGTAGCTATTTACCATTACATGGTGCAAAAAGTGCCAGGTATGGCAGAGTCATCACCTTGCCAAATGGGAGTGCCGTGTAACTACGATTATTTAGATTGGTTTGGTTGGATCACGATTCCATTGCTAGCGTTCGTCGCATTTTTACTCATCACGATCTTGCTGCTCATTGCTCGTAAAGACGAACCACATGCATAA
- a CDS encoding DsbA family protein, translating to MAKQTRTSSKHSGKKGNNKMVLMLFPVILVVLIGALFFLNKESEQQEQTQAQQNAPAVNLDLTGQPTLGAADAKINIVEFGDYKCPACKSWDAEMYPKLKADFIDTGKAKFTFVNNPFLAPDSQTAAVVGEAVFKQNPEAFWKYHHELYNSQGNPGSEWATKEYLLDVAKRVAPELDLNAIGQAVDQKSMDSEITKDLGIVQQGGVKGTPSVIVNGKLYTGEYNNYNSLKAFIEAAE from the coding sequence TTGGCAAAGCAAACTCGTACATCATCAAAGCATAGCGGAAAAAAGGGCAACAACAAAATGGTGCTCATGCTATTTCCTGTCATACTTGTCGTACTAATCGGAGCTTTATTCTTTTTAAATAAGGAATCCGAGCAGCAAGAACAAACGCAAGCCCAGCAAAATGCTCCTGCGGTGAATTTGGACTTAACAGGGCAGCCGACATTGGGTGCAGCAGACGCGAAAATTAACATCGTTGAATTCGGAGACTACAAATGCCCGGCTTGTAAAAGTTGGGACGCTGAAATGTATCCGAAGCTGAAAGCAGATTTTATTGATACAGGCAAAGCGAAGTTCACATTTGTGAACAATCCATTCTTAGCTCCTGATTCACAGACAGCGGCAGTGGTAGGCGAAGCAGTGTTTAAACAAAACCCAGAAGCGTTCTGGAAATATCATCATGAGCTTTACAACTCTCAAGGTAACCCGGGCAGTGAGTGGGCGACAAAAGAGTATTTGCTAGATGTTGCGAAGCGCGTAGCTCCTGAGTTGGATCTGAATGCAATCGGACAAGCTGTAGATCAGAAATCGATGGATAGCGAGATTACGAAAGATCTAGGCATCGTGCAGCAGGGTGGCGTTAAAGGTACACCGAGTGTTATCGTAAACGGTAAGCTGTACACAGGCGAGTACAATAATTACAACAGCTTGAAAGCATTTATTGAAGCAGCTGAATAG
- a CDS encoding class I SAM-dependent methyltransferase, with protein MASLNEWKANLYDDKLQFVSDYGKSVVDLLQPQAGERILDLGCGTGDLTSLIAASGATVHGVDYSASMIETARKKYPREAFFVADAEQALTGEQYDAVFSNAALHWMNAPQAVIANVWKALVLGGRFVAELGGHGNVATIYEGVVNAVNEMYGIDVTGKCPWYFPTLGQYSSLLEQQGFRVLYAVHFDRPTALMDGEQGLHDWLDSFAGDFLVDLKLSYKEKEQLFARVADRCRPQLFRNGGWIADYRRLRFAATKL; from the coding sequence ATGGCGTCTTTAAACGAATGGAAAGCAAATTTGTATGATGATAAGCTGCAGTTCGTTTCAGATTATGGAAAAAGTGTAGTGGACTTGCTGCAACCCCAAGCAGGTGAACGCATTTTGGACTTAGGCTGTGGAACAGGTGACTTAACGTCGCTCATTGCCGCAAGTGGAGCGACTGTGCACGGTGTCGATTATTCAGCTTCGATGATTGAGACTGCTCGGAAGAAGTATCCGCGCGAGGCATTTTTCGTTGCAGATGCGGAGCAGGCGCTGACGGGTGAACAATATGACGCGGTATTTTCAAATGCCGCGCTCCACTGGATGAACGCGCCACAAGCTGTCATTGCGAACGTATGGAAAGCACTTGTTTTGGGTGGTCGTTTTGTAGCTGAGCTTGGAGGTCACGGTAATGTTGCAACAATTTATGAGGGCGTTGTTAATGCCGTGAATGAAATGTACGGCATAGATGTTACGGGCAAATGTCCGTGGTATTTCCCCACGCTTGGACAATATAGCAGCTTGCTGGAGCAGCAAGGCTTTCGTGTGTTGTACGCGGTTCATTTTGATCGACCGACTGCGTTGATGGATGGCGAGCAAGGTTTGCATGATTGGTTAGACAGCTTTGCCGGCGACTTTTTGGTGGATTTGAAGCTTAGTTATAAGGAAAAAGAACAGTTATTTGCGAGAGTTGCTGATCGATGCAGACCGCAGCTCTTTCGTAATGGCGGGTGGATTGCGGATTATAGACGACTGCGATTTGCCGCCACTAAGCTTTAA